Proteins encoded by one window of Papio anubis isolate 15944 chromosome 7, Panubis1.0, whole genome shotgun sequence:
- the EIF3J gene encoding eukaryotic translation initiation factor 3 subunit J isoform X1, translating to MEGLERSRMPFRAQDNWDDDDDEKKEEAEVKPEVKISEKKKIAEKIKEKERQQKKRQEEIKKRLEEPEEPKVLTPEEQLADKLRLKKLQEESDLELAKETFGVNNTVYGIDAMNPSSRDDFTEFGKLLKDKITQYEKSLYYASFLEVLVRDVCISLEIDDLKKITNSLTVLCSEKQKQEKQSKAKKKKKGVVPGGGLKATMKDDLADYGGYDGGYVQDYEDFM from the exons GATAACTgggatgacgatgatgatgaaaaaaaagaggaagcagaagtAAAACCAG aggtaaaaatttcagaaaagaaaaaaatagcagaaaagataaaagagaaagaacggcaacagaagaaaaggcaagaagaaattaaaaagagg TTAGAAGAACCTGAAGAACCTAAAGTGCTAACACCAGAAGAACAATTAGCAGATAAACTTCGGCTAAAGAAATTACAGGAAGAGTCAGACCTCGAATTAGCAAAGGAAACTTTTG GTGTTAATAATACAGTTTATGGAATAGATGCTATGAACCCATCTTCAAGAGATGACTTTACAGAGTTTGGAAAGttactaaaagataaaattacacAATATGAAAAATCACTATATTATGCCAGTTTTTTGGAAGTCTTAGTTCGAGATGTGTGTATTTCAT tggaaattgatgacttgaaaaaaattaccaaTTCACTGACTGTGCTTTGCAGTGAAAAACAGAAGCAAGAAAAG CAAAGCAAagccaaaaagaagaagaaaggtgtGGTTCCTGGAGGGGGATTAAAAGCCACCATGAAAGATGATCTGGCAGATTATGGTGGTTATGATGGAGGATATGTACAAGACTATGAAGACTTCATGtga
- the EIF3J gene encoding eukaryotic translation initiation factor 3 subunit J isoform X2: MNPSSRDDFTEFGKLLKDKITQYEKSLYYASFLEVLVRDVCISLEIDDLKKITNSLTVLCSEKQKQEKQSKAKKKKKGVVPGGGLKATMKDDLADYGGYDGGYVQDYEDFM; the protein is encoded by the exons ATGAACCCATCTTCAAGAGATGACTTTACAGAGTTTGGAAAGttactaaaagataaaattacacAATATGAAAAATCACTATATTATGCCAGTTTTTTGGAAGTCTTAGTTCGAGATGTGTGTATTTCAT tggaaattgatgacttgaaaaaaattaccaaTTCACTGACTGTGCTTTGCAGTGAAAAACAGAAGCAAGAAAAG CAAAGCAAagccaaaaagaagaagaaaggtgtGGTTCCTGGAGGGGGATTAAAAGCCACCATGAAAGATGATCTGGCAGATTATGGTGGTTATGATGGAGGATATGTACAAGACTATGAAGACTTCATGtga